One window from the genome of Grus americana isolate bGruAme1 chromosome 2, bGruAme1.mat, whole genome shotgun sequence encodes:
- the LOC129202871 gene encoding epidermal retinol dehydrogenase 2-like translates to MNFLLETFKVIGLFVYYTLESLVFFIVPRRKKNVSGEIVLITGAGSGIGRILSLKFASLGATVVLWDINQEGLKETSRLVRENGAVRVHCYVCDCSKRQDIYRVADQVKKEVGDVSILVNNAGIVTGKRFLDCPDSLVEKTMEVNTMAHFWTYKAFLPAMMASNHGHLVSIASSAGLTGVSRLSDYCSSKFAAVGFAESVDIEMRSLGKTGVKTTIVCPYVINTGMFDGCRTKWPRLLPALDPEYVAEKIVTAVRQDQEILLLPRSLYFLFALKNILPVKTSVLFADYLGNLHIMDNFKGRAKKD, encoded by the exons ATGAACTTCctcctggaaacattcaaagtcATCGGACTTTTTGTTTATTACACGTTGGAGTCGCTAGTGTTCTTCATTGTGCCTAGGCGGAAGAAGAATGTTAGTGGTGAAATAGTATTAATAACAGGAGCAGGAAGTGGCATTGGAAGAATCTTATCTTTAAAGTTTGCCAGCCTTGGAGCCACAGTGGTTCTCTGGGACATTAATCAAGAGGGGCTCAAGGAGACAAGTAGACTGGTGAGAGAAAATGGAGCAGTGAGAGTGCACTGTTATGTCTGTGACTGTAGCAAAAGGCAGGACATCTACAGAGTAGCTGATCAG GTTAAAAAAGAAGTTGGCGATGTTAGCATCCTAGTCAACAATGCTGGTATTGTAACTGGGAAGAGATTTCTTGATTGTCCAGATTCACTTGTGGAAAAAACCATGGAAGTGAACACAATGGCACACTTCTGG ACTTACAAAGCCTTCCTCCCAGCAATGATGGCCTCTAACCATGGACACCTGGTTAGTATTGCAAGCTCAGCAGGACTGACTGGAGTCAGTCGCCTTTCAG attacTGTTCAAGTAAATTTGCAGCAGTTGGTTTTGCAGAGTCAGTTGACATAGAGATGAGAAGTCTGGGAAAGACTGGTGTTAAAACCACAATTGTGTGTCCTTATGTCATAAACACAGGAATGTTTGATGGCTGCAGAACCAA GTGGCCGCGTCTGCTTCCCGCTCTGGATCCAGAGTATGTGGCTGAGAAGATAGTCACTGCTGTTCGTCAGGACCAAGAAATATTGCTGCTACCACgcagtctttattttttatttgctttgaaaaa TATCCTACCAGTGAAAACAAGCGTTCTCTTTGCGGATTATCTTGGAAACCTCCACATCATGGATAACTTCAAAGGTCGAGCGAAGAAGGACTGA